Proteins encoded within one genomic window of Nitrospirota bacterium:
- a CDS encoding glycosyltransferase family 2 protein, whose translation MKASLIIACYNYEQYVDRAITSALKQTRKFDEIIFVDDGSVDSSYARAKAYKEVSAVTKKNGGLLSVIRAGFQQSSGDIICLLDCDDELLDDHLENVMSDMNSLKIGMRFNNSLLAIAGKKPKPRDPFRSTAYWGPTPVATYYAHWGLGANTSCLAFDREVLKMILHYNEGLDHYWRIRGEDTLIWGSSLLGATKYYSEKPTTIYHIHDRNSFYGKKATPIDSAFYEHSRDIFFSRFSPIFADKRKPHKQLISELKCHNYIDSNIVEIYNGALKRMRTKISSLDYIKTKIRLKMLSNKLLQQSADRYSM comes from the coding sequence ATGAAAGCTTCCCTGATCATTGCCTGTTATAACTATGAGCAGTATGTCGACCGGGCTATTACGAGCGCCCTGAAGCAGACCAGAAAGTTTGACGAGATCATCTTCGTTGATGACGGGTCTGTTGATTCAAGTTACGCCAGGGCAAAAGCATACAAAGAGGTCTCTGCCGTCACAAAGAAAAATGGAGGGCTGCTATCGGTTATTCGTGCTGGTTTCCAGCAAAGCTCCGGTGATATTATATGCCTGTTGGACTGCGATGACGAACTGCTTGATGATCATCTTGAAAATGTCATGTCTGATATGAACAGTTTAAAGATAGGCATGAGATTTAATAACAGCCTTTTGGCAATTGCAGGGAAAAAGCCAAAGCCAAGAGATCCGTTCAGATCAACAGCATATTGGGGCCCCACTCCGGTTGCAACATACTATGCGCACTGGGGGCTTGGGGCAAATACATCATGCCTTGCCTTTGACAGGGAAGTACTGAAAATGATATTGCATTACAATGAAGGGCTTGACCACTACTGGAGAATACGGGGAGAGGACACGTTAATCTGGGGCAGCAGCCTCCTTGGGGCAACAAAGTATTATAGTGAAAAGCCTACTACTATCTATCATATCCATGACAGGAACTCTTTTTATGGTAAAAAAGCGACTCCGATAGATTCAGCCTTTTATGAGCATTCACGAGATATCTTCTTTTCCAGGTTTTCACCAATATTTGCGGATAAGAGAAAGCCTCATAAGCAGCTAATATCAGAACTGAAATGCCATAACTACATCGACTCGAACATAGTGGAAATATACAACGGAGCTCTTAAAAGAATGAGAACAAAAATCAGCAGCCTGGACTATATAAAAACAAAGATAAGGCTCAAAATGCTTTCAAACAAGCTGCTTCAGCAATCAGCTGACAGATACTCCATGTAA
- a CDS encoding SDR family NAD(P)-dependent oxidoreductase, which yields MKTILVTGCAGFIGWKVSHTLLQKNVKVIGVDNMNNYYDPKLKHWRLGILKKFPDFTFYKVDIADYKKLREVFKKHKISGVINLAARAGVRASVEDPWVYLDANTKGTLNLLECCVENKVKKFVLASTSSLYASEEMPFKETSRTDTPLAPYSATKKAAEVMCYAYHYLNKIDVSVLRYFTVYGPAGRPDMSIFKFIKNIDAGKAIPVFGDGNQTRDFTYIDDIADGTIRALKPVGYEIFNLGGDHPVKLNYVIDLLGKHLGKTVKVKRLKMHTADVRATWANIDKTRKVLGWKPKTSLEDGVKKTVDWFFDNKTMLDKLEWKE from the coding sequence ATGAAGACTATATTGGTTACAGGCTGTGCCGGCTTTATCGGATGGAAGGTATCACATACACTGCTCCAGAAAAATGTGAAGGTCATAGGCGTTGATAACATGAACAACTATTATGACCCGAAGTTGAAGCACTGGAGGCTCGGTATACTTAAGAAATTCCCTGACTTTACTTTCTACAAAGTTGATATCGCAGACTACAAGAAGTTGAGAGAGGTATTTAAAAAACATAAGATAAGCGGAGTCATCAACCTTGCCGCAAGGGCAGGGGTGAGGGCGTCTGTTGAAGACCCATGGGTCTATCTCGATGCGAACACTAAAGGGACGCTGAACCTTCTTGAGTGCTGCGTTGAGAACAAGGTGAAGAAGTTCGTGCTGGCATCAACCTCAAGCCTTTATGCTTCTGAAGAGATGCCTTTCAAGGAGACATCAAGGACAGACACTCCGCTCGCGCCTTATTCCGCTACAAAGAAGGCAGCTGAGGTGATGTGCTATGCATATCACTATTTAAACAAAATAGATGTCAGCGTTTTAAGATACTTCACGGTCTACGGCCCTGCCGGAAGGCCTGACATGAGCATATTCAAGTTCATCAAGAATATTGACGCGGGAAAAGCCATTCCTGTATTCGGAGACGGCAACCAGACCAGGGACTTCACTTATATAGATGACATTGCTGACGGCACTATCCGCGCATTAAAGCCCGTGGGTTACGAGATATTCAACCTTGGAGGCGACCATCCTGTAAAGCTTAATTATGTCATTGACCTTTTGGGAAAACACCTCGGCAAGACCGTCAAGGTGAAGCGGCTCAAGATGCATACTGCAGATGTCAGGGCGACATGGGCGAATATCGATAAGACAAGGAAGGTTCTCGGGTGGAAGCCGAAAACATCTCTTGAAGACGGGGTCAAAAAGACTGTTGACTGGTTCTTTGATAACAAGACGATGCTTGATAAGCTGGAGTGGAAAGAATAG
- a CDS encoding nucleotide sugar dehydrogenase, with the protein MISDYLKKRKRIAIVGLGYVGLPLASHFSRYFDVIGFDLKKERIAELKKGMDRTGEVSSADLKSSGMEFTCEAERLKAASVIIVAVPTPIDEFKIPDLLPLKGASEIVGKNIQKGCIVVYESTVYPGVTEEYCVPIIEKESGLKCGRDFKAGYSPERVNPGDKKHGISGIVKVVSAQDSKTTELLALLYGKVVKAGIHKAPDIKTAEAAKVIENIQRDLNIALVNELAIIFNRMGLDTNAVLEAAGTKWNFLPFKPGLVGGHCIGVDPYYLTFKAQAMGYHPEVILSGRRINDNMGRYIAGNTIKELIKTGRSVRKSRVLIMGLTFKENIGDIRNTRVVDIYNELKSYGMEVFVHDPHADPKEVSEEYGISLLDKPESGKPYDAIILAVKHDAYIKYTISKLEKMCGKNPVLIDVKTFFNKKQIARSGFNYWRL; encoded by the coding sequence ATGATCAGTGACTATTTAAAAAAGAGAAAGAGGATAGCGATCGTCGGACTGGGGTATGTCGGCCTGCCGCTTGCGAGTCATTTCAGCAGATATTTCGATGTGATCGGTTTTGATCTGAAAAAAGAGAGGATCGCCGAGCTGAAGAAAGGGATGGACAGAACAGGTGAAGTATCCTCAGCAGACCTGAAGTCATCCGGTATGGAATTTACTTGTGAAGCAGAGCGGCTTAAAGCTGCGTCAGTAATAATCGTTGCCGTTCCTACGCCTATTGATGAGTTCAAGATACCTGACCTTCTGCCGCTTAAAGGGGCTTCCGAGATAGTCGGCAAAAACATTCAAAAGGGGTGCATCGTTGTATATGAATCAACAGTCTACCCCGGAGTCACTGAAGAATATTGCGTGCCGATAATTGAAAAAGAGTCGGGACTGAAGTGCGGCAGGGATTTTAAGGCCGGCTACTCTCCTGAGAGGGTCAATCCGGGAGATAAGAAGCACGGCATATCAGGCATTGTAAAGGTTGTTTCCGCGCAGGACAGCAAGACCACAGAGTTGTTAGCACTTCTTTACGGCAAGGTCGTCAAGGCGGGGATACACAAGGCTCCTGATATAAAGACCGCAGAGGCAGCAAAGGTCATTGAGAATATTCAGAGGGATCTTAATATAGCGCTTGTCAATGAACTCGCCATCATATTTAACAGGATGGGGCTTGATACCAATGCCGTTTTGGAGGCTGCCGGGACAAAATGGAACTTCCTGCCCTTCAAACCCGGCCTTGTCGGAGGGCATTGTATCGGCGTTGACCCGTATTATCTGACATTCAAGGCGCAGGCGATGGGTTATCACCCTGAGGTTATCTTGTCCGGCAGAAGGATCAATGACAATATGGGGCGTTACATCGCAGGAAATACCATAAAAGAGCTGATCAAGACCGGCCGTTCAGTAAGGAAGAGCAGGGTTTTGATCATGGGGCTTACCTTTAAGGAGAATATCGGCGATATCAGAAATACAAGGGTCGTAGATATATATAATGAACTGAAGAGTTACGGGATGGAAGTCTTTGTCCACGACCCTCATGCCGATCCGAAAGAGGTGTCAGAAGAATACGGCATTTCGCTTCTTGATAAACCGGAAAGCGGGAAACCTTATGACGCGATCATCCTTGCGGTAAAGCACGACGCATATATTAAATATACGATCAGCAAGCTTGAAAAGATGTGCGGGAAGAATCCTGTCTTAATAGATGTGAAGACATTTTTTAATAAAAAGCAGATTGCGAGATCAGGCTTTAATTACTGGAGGCTATAA
- a CDS encoding glycosyltransferase family 4 protein, whose protein sequence is MKIALIRKNYTPYGGAENYLRQVAAGLSDKGHDIHILSAGDWSETEFQAHNIRTISSPSLLSNILFSMNIKSFLEKEAFDSVVSFERTGYGDIYRAGDGCHKEWLNKRKKYEPFHKRISFAVNPHHRMLLYLEKKTFENSKIIIANSNMVKKDITKNYSIPPEKIHVIYNGVDLEKFQPADDGKKAALKYSMGLQGRKVILFAGADLDRKGLPVLLKAFSLMKDKGVKLLVAGKDAKKRHISSANKLGIKEDVIFWGPEKDITKLYAAADIFVLPTIYDPFSNATIEAMASGLPVITTSNNGASELIDNGVEGYVVKDPADHKLIAEKISSVLSQNEDMSQNARDKAARYPIKDAVDKIVALISGAQE, encoded by the coding sequence ATGAAGATAGCGCTGATAAGAAAAAATTACACGCCTTACGGCGGGGCTGAAAACTACCTGAGGCAGGTTGCCGCAGGCCTGTCGGATAAAGGGCATGACATACATATCCTGAGCGCAGGTGACTGGTCAGAGACAGAGTTCCAGGCCCATAATATCAGAACCATCTCAAGCCCGTCTCTACTTTCAAACATTCTATTCTCAATGAATATAAAGAGCTTCCTGGAGAAAGAGGCCTTTGACTCTGTCGTCAGCTTTGAACGCACAGGTTACGGCGATATTTACAGGGCCGGTGACGGATGCCATAAGGAATGGCTTAATAAAAGAAAGAAATACGAGCCGTTTCACAAGAGAATAAGCTTTGCCGTTAATCCCCATCACCGTATGCTTCTGTATCTTGAGAAGAAGACATTTGAGAACTCAAAAATAATAATAGCCAACTCCAACATGGTCAAAAAGGACATTACGAAGAACTATTCGATCCCCCCTGAAAAGATACATGTGATATATAACGGAGTGGACCTTGAGAAGTTTCAACCCGCTGATGACGGGAAAAAAGCCGCTCTGAAATATTCAATGGGCCTGCAAGGCAGGAAGGTCATCTTATTCGCAGGTGCTGACCTTGACAGGAAGGGGCTGCCTGTATTGCTTAAGGCGTTTTCATTAATGAAAGACAAAGGCGTCAAGCTCCTCGTCGCAGGCAAAGATGCAAAGAAGAGGCATATCTCATCGGCAAACAAGCTGGGCATAAAAGAAGATGTCATCTTCTGGGGGCCGGAAAAGGATATTACAAAACTCTACGCCGCTGCCGATATCTTTGTCCTGCCTACGATATACGACCCTTTCAGCAACGCAACCATTGAGGCGATGGCATCCGGGCTGCCGGTCATAACAACATCGAACAACGGAGCATCCGAACTGATAGATAACGGGGTGGAAGGCTATGTCGTAAAGGACCCGGCCGATCACAAGCTTATTGCAGAGAAGATAAGTTCTGTATTGTCACAGAATGAAGATATGTCTCAAAACGCAAGAGACAAGGCTGCCAGATACCCGATCAAAGACGCGGTCGATAAGATCGTCGCGCTCATCTCAGGCGCGCAAGAATAA
- the rfaQ gene encoding putative lipopolysaccharide heptosyltransferase III, whose product MFKNVKKILVIKLRHIGDVLLTAPVMRALKEAFPDSKISVLANKGTEDVLTGNPLISEVITFERKIKDMTSMKRIGKEMAFLKMLRAKGFDMTVDLTGGDRAAVASYCSGARYRIGMQTGKGFAGKRFLYTNTSKPDSRKHTVLQNMDIVKKFGIDTAGLSVDFHVPQNEREPIKKILEKCNIDRNDIIVHIHPTSRWLFKCWKDEYMAEIIGWLIQKGIKVILTSSPDRREMEKAENIISLASAKDTGSLINLCGRTSIKGIGAVSEVSSLFFGVDSAPMHIAAAVNTPVVALFGPSGAFHWGPWDNNYRAEQEEPYLKRNGIQTFGMHTVIQKTDDCIPCGKDGCKGSKKSRCLDEITPEEVKAVLYKKLEAIRK is encoded by the coding sequence ATGTTCAAAAACGTAAAAAAGATACTGGTCATAAAGCTAAGGCATATCGGGGATGTGCTCCTGACGGCGCCGGTGATGAGGGCGCTGAAAGAGGCCTTTCCTGATTCAAAGATCTCTGTCCTGGCCAACAAAGGGACTGAAGATGTGCTCACAGGAAACCCTCTTATAAGTGAGGTCATTACATTTGAAAGAAAGATAAAAGATATGACTTCGATGAAACGCATCGGAAAAGAAATGGCCTTTTTGAAGATGCTGAGGGCAAAAGGGTTTGATATGACGGTTGACCTCACGGGCGGCGACAGGGCAGCTGTGGCATCCTATTGTTCAGGGGCAAGATACAGGATCGGCATGCAAACCGGCAAGGGTTTTGCCGGAAAGAGATTCCTTTACACAAACACGTCAAAACCTGACAGCAGAAAGCATACTGTGCTGCAAAATATGGATATTGTTAAAAAGTTCGGCATAGATACAGCAGGCCTTTCAGTGGATTTCCATGTCCCGCAGAATGAAAGAGAGCCCATTAAGAAAATCCTTGAAAAGTGTAATATAGACCGGAATGACATCATAGTGCATATACACCCGACATCCAGATGGCTCTTTAAATGCTGGAAGGACGAGTACATGGCTGAGATTATAGGATGGCTGATCCAAAAGGGGATAAAGGTCATTCTCACATCATCGCCTGACAGGCGGGAGATGGAAAAGGCAGAGAATATTATTTCATTGGCCTCTGCCAAAGATACCGGAAGTTTAATAAACCTCTGCGGCAGAACATCGATCAAGGGGATCGGCGCTGTCTCAGAAGTCTCCAGCCTTTTCTTCGGAGTCGACTCCGCGCCTATGCACATTGCCGCAGCGGTCAATACGCCTGTTGTGGCGCTCTTCGGGCCGAGCGGTGCATTTCACTGGGGGCCGTGGGATAATAACTACAGGGCAGAACAAGAAGAACCATATTTGAAAAGAAACGGTATTCAGACATTCGGAATGCATACAGTGATACAAAAAACAGATGACTGCATACCATGCGGAAAGGACGGGTGCAAGGGCAGCAAGAAGAGCAGATGCCTTGATGAGATAACGCCTGAAGAGGTGAAGGCGGTGCTCTATAAGAAGCTTGAGGCGATAAGGAAATAA
- a CDS encoding glycosyltransferase family 4 protein yields MFTLLHTESSTGWGGQENRTLNESLGLRKFGARVIILCQPESVIGKKAEAEGIEVRRCRMKKSYDIFALKHILDIIRKDAVDIINTHSGRDSLIAGTAGRLSRNKPLIVRTRHLALPITSTFTYNRLAHKVVTVSEHVREYLISEGIPAEKVAAVHTGVDITRFNPENANDHLRQKLEISPETRIVGTVSVLRRKKGHHILLEAIPLILKKFPDALFFFAGDGPQRDNIRSRIDEMGLENKVFMLGIRNDIPDILKFFDIFVLPTMQEALGTSFLEAMAMGKPVIGCNVNGVNEVIKDGVNGYLVKPEDPAALADAVLRMLTHDTAAKAMALNGKKMVEESFTTDIMCGKMFELYSSLLKEKI; encoded by the coding sequence ATGTTCACACTTCTTCATACAGAATCATCAACCGGCTGGGGCGGCCAGGAGAACCGGACGCTGAACGAGTCTCTCGGCCTCAGGAAGTTTGGCGCAAGGGTCATCATCCTGTGCCAGCCTGAGAGCGTTATAGGGAAGAAGGCTGAAGCAGAAGGCATCGAGGTGAGAAGGTGCAGGATGAAGAAGAGTTATGATATCTTTGCATTAAAACATATTCTGGATATCATAAGAAAAGATGCAGTGGATATCATCAATACCCACAGCGGCAGGGACAGCCTCATTGCCGGAACAGCAGGAAGGCTTTCACGCAATAAGCCGCTAATTGTCAGGACAAGGCATCTCGCGCTTCCCATTACCTCAACATTTACATATAATCGCCTCGCCCATAAGGTAGTTACGGTAAGTGAACATGTAAGAGAGTATCTCATAAGTGAAGGAATACCGGCGGAGAAGGTGGCTGCTGTTCATACAGGCGTTGACATCACCAGGTTCAATCCTGAAAACGCAAATGACCACCTCAGGCAGAAGCTTGAGATCAGCCCTGAAACGCGCATAGTGGGAACCGTCTCTGTGCTCAGACGAAAGAAAGGGCACCATATCCTGCTTGAAGCGATCCCGCTTATTCTGAAAAAATTTCCGGACGCGCTATTCTTCTTTGCAGGCGACGGCCCGCAGCGTGATAATATCCGCAGCAGGATAGACGAGATGGGCTTGGAGAATAAGGTCTTCATGTTAGGCATAAGAAATGACATCCCGGATATCCTGAAGTTCTTTGATATCTTTGTGCTCCCCACCATGCAGGAGGCGCTCGGCACATCATTTCTTGAAGCGATGGCCATGGGCAAACCTGTGATAGGGTGCAACGTCAACGGAGTGAATGAAGTTATAAAAGACGGAGTGAACGGTTATCTCGTGAAGCCTGAAGACCCTGCTGCGCTTGCTGATGCCGTATTGAGGATGCTCACGCACGATACTGCCGCAAAGGCTATGGCGCTTAACGGAAAGAAGATGGTAGAAGAGTCGTTCACAACAGATATAATGTGCGGAAAGATGTTCGAACTTTATTCTTCACTTCTTAAGGAGAAGATATGA
- a CDS encoding polysaccharide deacetylase family protein, translated as MIRPVPVLMYHHINPHKGDMVTIRPEVFEEQMKHLKKRGCRTLKAGELGSYINGNLVPDNKSVVVTFDDGWLDNYIYAFPVLKKYKLNAIVFIITDRTENASANSESISAAVPTHDGSKKLISNGEAGRVVLDWKLIKEMYESGLIEFYSHTKSHRRCAELSEAELAEELKGSKEIMESRLQMPCPYLCWPYGSYNETSVKIAKEAGYEALFTVDHGVARPGDDPFLIKRINVRDNILWFKKMIFTYTSPAFSKLYLKIRKR; from the coding sequence ATGATACGCCCTGTTCCTGTGCTCATGTACCACCACATAAACCCTCACAAGGGTGATATGGTCACTATAAGGCCTGAAGTATTTGAAGAACAGATGAAGCATTTGAAGAAACGCGGCTGCAGGACTTTAAAGGCCGGAGAACTGGGATCTTATATCAATGGGAACCTGGTACCGGACAACAAATCAGTTGTGGTCACTTTTGACGACGGCTGGCTTGATAATTACATTTACGCCTTCCCTGTCCTGAAAAAATATAAGCTCAACGCGATCGTCTTTATCATCACAGACCGGACCGAGAACGCTTCAGCAAATTCAGAAAGCATCAGCGCGGCTGTCCCGACCCATGATGGATCAAAAAAACTGATATCGAACGGAGAAGCAGGCAGGGTGGTACTTGACTGGAAGCTGATCAAAGAGATGTATGAAAGCGGTCTGATCGAGTTCTACTCCCATACAAAAAGCCACAGAAGGTGCGCCGAGCTTTCCGAAGCAGAGCTGGCAGAAGAGCTGAAAGGTTCTAAAGAGATCATGGAGAGCAGGCTGCAGATGCCGTGCCCGTACCTCTGCTGGCCTTACGGCAGTTACAATGAAACATCCGTTAAGATTGCGAAAGAAGCGGGCTACGAGGCCCTCTTTACAGTTGACCACGGCGTGGCAAGGCCCGGAGATGACCCGTTTCTGATCAAGCGGATAAATGTCAGGGATAATATACTTTGGTTCAAAAAGATGATCTTCACTTACACAAGCCCGGCCTTTTCCAAATTATATCTTAAGATCAGGAAGAGATGA
- a CDS encoding glycosyltransferase family 9 protein, producing MRLSLADGLLFVTMKLLKALDRRESGIEDLDTDAIKNILVVSSTAIGDTLLSTPAIKAVRARYPKAKIIAHLNIANMKLFQNNPHINGIIPYYGGYKKFFKTIRAFRKEDLDLALIFHGNEPQATPMAYLSGARFIIKLPNTSEYRFLLSNSKEITRPEAFGHGVEQRLKVAELAGCVITDKKMTLPILNDGDTFIKKFLRDNSINDADTLIGFQPGASTISRMWFAERFIELGKRLIKSHPELKIAITGSPKEYALCRKIADAIGENVVVSSGRIPLKYLPSLVECMKLLVTGDTGIMHLAAAVETPVIALFAVSDPERSGPYYGLDKHIVIRKERTCDPCISKKCRYQKCMENISVDEVYDAVLGIVDRHKAKES from the coding sequence ATGAGACTCAGTTTAGCCGACGGCCTGCTCTTCGTAACAATGAAACTCCTCAAGGCGCTTGACAGGAGAGAGTCCGGCATTGAAGACCTGGATACTGATGCAATAAAAAATATTCTCGTCGTCTCCTCAACCGCGATAGGCGACACTCTTCTCTCAACACCGGCGATAAAAGCGGTTAGAGCGCGCTATCCAAAAGCAAAGATCATTGCGCACCTCAACATTGCCAATATGAAGCTCTTTCAGAACAATCCGCATATCAACGGCATCATCCCGTATTACGGGGGGTATAAAAAGTTCTTCAAAACCATCAGGGCATTTCGTAAAGAGGATCTTGACCTTGCGCTTATCTTTCACGGAAATGAGCCGCAGGCTACGCCTATGGCTTATCTCTCGGGAGCAAGGTTCATCATCAAACTTCCAAACACCAGCGAATACAGATTTCTCCTCTCAAACAGCAAAGAGATCACGCGCCCGGAGGCCTTCGGCCACGGGGTAGAACAGAGGCTGAAAGTTGCAGAGCTGGCAGGCTGCGTCATCACCGATAAAAAGATGACCCTGCCGATATTAAATGACGGAGATACATTTATCAAAAAGTTTCTGCGGGACAACTCCATTAATGATGCAGATACACTGATAGGGTTCCAGCCCGGCGCCTCGACCATAAGCAGGATGTGGTTTGCAGAGAGGTTTATTGAATTGGGCAAAAGGCTTATCAAGTCACACCCTGAACTGAAGATAGCAATAACAGGTTCTCCAAAAGAATATGCCCTCTGCAGGAAGATCGCTGACGCCATAGGTGAGAATGTTGTTGTATCTTCAGGCCGAATACCTTTAAAATACCTGCCATCACTTGTTGAATGCATGAAACTGCTTGTAACGGGAGATACGGGGATAATGCACCTTGCGGCGGCAGTTGAGACCCCTGTTATCGCCCTGTTTGCCGTATCAGACCCGGAGAGGTCAGGCCCTTATTACGGCCTTGATAAACATATTGTCATCAGAAAAGAGAGGACCTGCGATCCATGTATCAGTAAAAAATGCAGGTACCAGAAGTGCATGGAGAATATCAGCGTGGATGAAGTATATGATGCCGTTTTGGGCATAGTTGACAGACACAAGGCAAAAGAGTCCTGA
- a CDS encoding class I SAM-dependent methyltransferase, producing the protein MGLKKYKNINRFLIDNRIKRFEMDIENGKTVLDVGAGSGHYRKFFPNNRYITIDIGLEQESNEGIDIVADILNMPIDDSSIDYMMCIEVIEHVKDGNLLLKEMNRVLKKNGRLLITSPLCFGEHLDPHDYYRYTQYSMKELLEKNGFIVLETEKRGGCFTLIAYLLGRIPDQIEKGHALPAPLRKPLMRLLRWPFTYMLAPVFLKLDRLDSNKNFTLGYFFEAQKN; encoded by the coding sequence ATGGGCCTGAAGAAATATAAAAATATCAACCGCTTTTTAATTGACAACAGGATAAAACGGTTCGAAATGGATATTGAGAACGGAAAGACCGTGCTTGATGTGGGGGCGGGAAGCGGCCATTACAGAAAGTTTTTCCCGAACAACAGATATATAACCATCGATATAGGCCTTGAGCAGGAGAGCAATGAGGGGATTGATATAGTGGCTGACATACTCAATATGCCGATCGATGACTCATCTATAGATTATATGATGTGTATTGAGGTAATAGAGCATGTTAAAGACGGCAACCTTCTTCTTAAAGAGATGAACAGGGTGTTGAAGAAGAACGGGAGGCTGCTTATCACAAGCCCGCTCTGCTTTGGAGAGCACCTCGATCCTCATGACTACTACCGGTACACGCAGTACTCTATGAAAGAGCTGCTTGAGAAGAACGGATTCATCGTGCTTGAGACAGAAAAAAGAGGAGGCTGTTTCACGCTCATCGCCTACCTTCTCGGGCGTATCCCGGATCAGATAGAGAAGGGGCATGCCCTCCCTGCGCCGCTGAGAAAGCCGTTGATGCGGCTGTTAAGATGGCCTTTCACATATATGCTGGCCCCTGTATTTCTGAAGCTTGACCGGCTGGACAGCAACAAGAACTTTACGTTAGGGTACTTTTTTGAGGCTCAGAAGAACTGA
- a CDS encoding class I SAM-dependent methyltransferase, with the protein MSSKIWLDAPTKDSSEEYILKYLKYNHNRIHILYAYNLLKAMKLGPDSVIAELGCNGHLSLNLFKKLGLTKIIAADFDKSVLDEIRHYTQWPDRIYNIDFNDPLPLKDESVDLVNTLEVVEHIVRAEAYLKEIHRALKKGGHLLISTPNHAFYISRWRALKGDRLGTEGTHYRFFTKEHFEEILNDSGFEIVKRNSEGHIPFVDIEPWRTIFKRKRIHHHIPEFLESLFAIHFVWLCKKI; encoded by the coding sequence TTGTCTTCAAAAATATGGCTGGACGCGCCGACCAAGGACAGTTCGGAAGAATATATCCTGAAGTATTTAAAATATAATCACAACAGGATACACATCCTGTACGCTTATAATTTATTAAAGGCAATGAAATTAGGCCCGGACAGTGTGATAGCGGAACTGGGGTGTAACGGCCATCTATCATTGAACTTATTTAAAAAACTCGGTTTAACAAAGATCATTGCCGCAGACTTTGACAAATCCGTTCTGGATGAGATAAGGCATTATACTCAATGGCCTGACAGGATATACAATATTGATTTCAACGACCCTCTCCCGTTAAAAGATGAGAGCGTGGACCTTGTAAATACGCTGGAGGTTGTTGAACATATTGTCAGGGCTGAGGCTTATTTAAAAGAGATACACCGCGCTTTAAAAAAAGGCGGGCACTTATTGATATCTACGCCCAATCACGCGTTCTATATAAGCCGCTGGAGGGCGTTAAAAGGGGACAGGCTTGGAACAGAAGGAACTCATTACCGTTTTTTCACCAAGGAGCATTTTGAGGAGATACTGAATGACAGCGGATTTGAGATCGTAAAAAGGAATTCGGAGGGACATATCCCTTTTGTCGATATAGAGCCCTGGCGCACGATCTTTAAAAGGAAGAGGATACATCACCATATCCCTGAATTCCTGGAATCGTTATTTGCAATTCATTTTGTCTGGCTGTGCAAGAAAATATAG